In Candidatus Cloacimonadota bacterium, the following proteins share a genomic window:
- the plsY gene encoding glycerol-3-phosphate 1-O-acyltransferase PlsY, with protein MNAPEYLMLILAYFLGSIPIGLLVARIFYHRDIRKEGSGNIGATNALRQFGTKVGVFVLIMDMMKGVGAVLLARHFWGLAHPLVSVCGLLVILGHVFSIWLKFKGGKGVATAAGVFAALAPMSLIIAVLVFILVVVRSRYVSLGSILAAVVFAICTYLMELLSPKPDWGLLILTALIVLMIVFRHIENIKRLVKGEENKISFSKRGRS; from the coding sequence ATGAACGCTCCTGAGTACTTGATGCTCATCCTGGCCTATTTCCTGGGTAGCATCCCAATCGGCTTGCTGGTAGCCAGGATATTCTACCACAGAGACATCCGCAAGGAAGGTAGCGGTAATATCGGCGCAACCAATGCCTTGAGGCAGTTTGGTACAAAGGTGGGTGTTTTTGTACTAATAATGGATATGATGAAAGGGGTTGGAGCAGTACTTTTGGCCCGGCATTTTTGGGGTTTGGCACATCCGCTGGTGTCAGTATGCGGATTATTGGTCATCCTGGGGCATGTGTTCAGTATCTGGCTAAAGTTCAAAGGTGGAAAAGGTGTCGCAACTGCAGCAGGCGTTTTTGCGGCTTTGGCTCCGATGAGTCTGATTATCGCTGTCTTGGTCTTTATTCTGGTGGTTGTCCGCAGCCGTTACGTATCCTTGGGCTCCATTCTGGCAGCAGTAGTGTTTGCCATCTGCACGTACCTGATGGAATTACTTAGTCCAAAACCCGATTGGGGACTGTTAATCCTGACAGCCTTGATCGTTTTGATGATAGTATTTCGTCATATAGAAAATATCAAACGCCTTGTGAAAGGTGAAGAAAACAAAATAAGTTTCAGTAAAAGAGGAAGATCCTGA
- the purF gene encoding amidophosphoribosyltransferase, translating into MCGILGIFSNSSAAKLAALGLFAIQHRGQESCGMAVSDGKVIRLRKKMGLIKEVFSDAELAKLPGNVAVGHVRYPTKGSATEFNTQPHLVETLAGPTYALASNGDLVNYHSMRRYLEEQNVYFKSDNDGELLVKYIAWQVMRKGEGIIEAIRHLMRDIKGAYSTVLCTRDALYMFRDPYSIRPMVWGKMADSTVVVASESCALDALGVTDRQEIPSAGIVKVSSEGIRIIENDPNLYRNISHPQHCIFEHIYFSRPDSFHFGEDVYRVREKIGAALAARDKDLEADYVVPVPDSSNFIGLGYSIASNIPLSLGLIRNHYIGRTFIKPEQTIRDESVLQKFNLLPNFFTGKKIVLIDDSIVRGTTIRKIVNLIKNAGVAEVHLRIGSPQVKYSCYYGIDTPSSDELVANRYDLEQIRQRVQVDSLKFVDINDLLACTQSPKDYCLACFNGDYPLGKGEEEE; encoded by the coding sequence ATGTGTGGGATACTTGGTATATTTAGCAATTCCAGTGCGGCTAAGTTGGCAGCCTTGGGGCTTTTCGCGATTCAGCACAGAGGACAGGAAAGCTGTGGTATGGCGGTATCGGATGGCAAAGTGATCCGCCTGCGGAAGAAAATGGGTCTGATAAAGGAAGTGTTTAGCGATGCAGAACTGGCAAAGTTGCCGGGGAATGTGGCTGTTGGACATGTACGATATCCTACCAAAGGCTCTGCCACGGAGTTTAATACACAGCCCCATCTGGTGGAGACTCTGGCTGGTCCCACCTATGCTTTGGCCTCCAACGGAGATCTGGTGAATTATCACTCCATGCGCCGGTATCTGGAAGAACAGAACGTATATTTCAAAAGCGATAACGACGGTGAATTGCTGGTAAAGTACATTGCCTGGCAAGTGATGCGCAAGGGCGAAGGCATCATCGAAGCCATCCGACATCTGATGCGAGACATAAAAGGAGCATATTCCACAGTACTATGTACCAGAGACGCATTATATATGTTCCGCGATCCATATAGTATCCGCCCGATGGTTTGGGGTAAAATGGCGGATAGTACGGTGGTGGTGGCATCCGAAAGCTGTGCGCTGGATGCACTGGGTGTGACCGACCGGCAAGAGATACCCTCCGCTGGAATCGTGAAAGTAAGCAGCGAAGGAATCAGGATTATCGAGAATGATCCCAATCTGTACCGTAATATCTCTCATCCGCAGCATTGCATATTTGAGCACATTTATTTCTCTCGTCCGGATAGCTTCCATTTTGGTGAAGACGTGTACCGGGTAAGAGAAAAGATCGGGGCTGCCCTGGCTGCCAGAGATAAAGACCTGGAAGCAGATTATGTGGTGCCCGTGCCGGACTCATCAAACTTTATCGGATTGGGATACAGTATAGCTAGCAATATTCCACTCTCTTTAGGGTTAATCCGCAACCACTATATCGGAAGAACCTTCATCAAGCCGGAACAAACCATCAGAGATGAAAGCGTTCTCCAGAAGTTCAATCTACTGCCAAACTTCTTCACTGGGAAAAAGATAGTATTGATAGACGATAGCATAGTACGTGGAACCACCATTCGTAAGATTGTGAATCTGATTAAAAATGCCGGTGTTGCGGAGGTTCATCTACGGATTGGTAGTCCTCAAGTGAAGTACAGTTGTTATTACGGCATCGATACCCCTTCTTCGGATGAATTGGTCGCAAATCGATATGATTTGGAGCAGATCCGCCAACGAGTACAGGTGGATAGCCTGAAGTTTGTGGACATAAACGACTTGCTGGCTTGCACACAATCCCCCAAAGATTATTGTCTGGCATGTTTCAACGGAGATTATCCTCTGGGCAAGGGCGAGGAAGAGGAATAA
- the rfaE1 gene encoding D-glycero-beta-D-manno-heptose-7-phosphate kinase — MDIQELGTRIKGLKTIVLGDMMLDCYLWGKVQRISPEAPVPVIEINREEYRLGGAANVALNLASLGAEVFPIGLMGTGSNSRILKKLFKQHGLNSSGLIPEKGRKTTIKTRIGAVNQQIVRIDIEDRIDASPESKDTILQLLRDKLEHSDLLIIEDYNKGLLNEGLITSTLQLCKKHNVLVAVDPKQKNFFSYCKVDIFKPNYVELQSNLGRHFESDEEFFEGAAQVQKKLGCKYLVVTHGAKGMYIFSAKSQMLHLPSCAREVYDVSGAGDTVISALGLAFASGEDILTAARFANHAAGVVCGKMGTATASIKEILDYARA; from the coding sequence ATGGATATTCAAGAGCTTGGCACACGTATAAAGGGTCTTAAAACCATAGTATTGGGAGACATGATGCTGGATTGCTACCTCTGGGGTAAAGTCCAGCGGATATCTCCTGAAGCGCCTGTCCCGGTGATTGAGATTAACCGGGAAGAATACCGCTTGGGTGGAGCAGCAAATGTCGCATTGAACTTGGCATCACTGGGAGCAGAGGTATTTCCCATCGGCTTGATGGGTACCGGATCCAATTCCAGGATTCTAAAGAAACTGTTTAAACAACATGGCTTGAACTCCTCAGGATTGATCCCAGAGAAGGGTAGGAAAACAACTATTAAAACAAGAATCGGAGCAGTGAATCAACAAATTGTGCGCATAGATATTGAAGACAGAATTGATGCTTCACCGGAGAGCAAAGACACAATCTTGCAGCTATTACGAGATAAGCTGGAGCACAGCGATTTGTTGATAATAGAAGACTACAACAAAGGTCTTCTGAACGAGGGACTAATCACCTCCACTCTGCAACTGTGCAAGAAACATAACGTACTAGTAGCAGTAGATCCCAAACAAAAAAACTTTTTCAGTTACTGCAAAGTAGACATATTCAAACCCAATTATGTAGAGCTGCAAAGCAACTTAGGACGGCACTTTGAGAGTGATGAAGAGTTCTTCGAGGGAGCAGCACAAGTGCAAAAAAAACTGGGATGCAAGTATCTGGTGGTGACACATGGGGCCAAAGGAATGTACATCTTCAGTGCCAAATCCCAGATGTTACATTTACCCAGTTGCGCCAGAGAAGTGTATGACGTTTCCGGAGCCGGAGACACTGTGATAAGCGCACTTGGGCTTGCCTTCGCATCCGGGGAGGACATTCTTACCGCAGCACGCTTTGCCAATCACGCGGCTGGAGTAGTATGCGGCAAGATGGGCACAGCCACCGCCAGTATCAAGGAAATATTGGATTATGCCCGGGCTTGA
- the rfaE2 gene encoding D-glycero-beta-D-manno-heptose 1-phosphate adenylyltransferase, translating into MPGLEDKILKLEEALLICRQERQAGKKLVFTNGCFDILHAGHVRYLREAKALGDILIVGLNSDASVRRLKGNSRPVNNQIDRAIVLAGLSAVDFICVFDEDTPYELIKALEPNVLVKGGDWRPDQIVGADIVLTSGGIVKSLNFVEGLSSTNIIDKMRNSQ; encoded by the coding sequence ATGCCCGGGCTTGAAGACAAGATTCTAAAACTTGAAGAAGCTCTACTCATATGCAGGCAAGAGCGACAGGCCGGAAAGAAGCTTGTGTTTACCAATGGCTGTTTCGATATCTTACATGCTGGCCACGTGAGGTATCTGCGTGAAGCCAAAGCTTTGGGAGACATTCTGATAGTAGGGTTAAACAGCGATGCCTCGGTGAGGAGACTAAAGGGGAACTCACGTCCGGTAAATAACCAAATAGATAGGGCGATCGTTTTGGCGGGTCTGAGTGCTGTAGACTTTATTTGCGTGTTTGATGAAGATACTCCTTATGAACTCATTAAAGCATTGGAACCAAATGTCTTGGTGAAGGGAGGAGATTGGCGTCCGGATCAGATTGTTGGTGCGGATATAGTTTTGACATCCGGAGGAATCGTTAAAAGTCTGAATTTCGTTGAAGGTCTTTCCAGCACAAATATAATAGATAAAATGAGGAATTCCCAATGA
- a CDS encoding SoxR reducing system RseC family protein gives MSPEEIQDTGIVTSVSGNTVVVELQRGNGCKSCAMHGLCFSKGKAAFLELESSLKLEIGDSVELEISPSGRVLASLLIFIVPIVFLFIGFLLANIWMNELSSIILAFASMALSFFIIRLCDNRWGKKLKIEIVRKL, from the coding sequence ATGAGCCCGGAGGAAATCCAGGATACTGGGATTGTGACATCTGTAAGTGGAAACACCGTCGTTGTGGAACTGCAGCGCGGAAACGGATGTAAGTCTTGCGCCATGCATGGCTTGTGCTTTAGCAAAGGGAAAGCCGCCTTTTTGGAACTGGAAAGCTCTCTGAAGCTGGAAATCGGAGACAGCGTAGAGCTGGAAATATCCCCCTCTGGCAGAGTATTGGCAAGCCTCTTGATCTTCATTGTACCAATTGTCTTTTTGTTTATAGGGTTTTTACTCGCTAATATATGGATGAACGAACTCAGCAGTATAATTCTTGCATTTGCCTCTATGGCGCTTAGTTTCTTTATTATCCGCCTCTGCGATAATCGCTGGGGGAAGAAGTTAAAAATCGAGATTGTGAGGAAATTGTGA
- the folB gene encoding dihydroneopterin aldolase, translating to MKIHLNEMVFYGYHGVHDEERKLGQRFIVSSTLYTDPELDAHIRSLEDTVDYTKVYADIKEIMESRQFQLLECCANSIADRLLSEYRLIESLSIRIQKPSVPIQGSLRSVEVEVFRKR from the coding sequence GTGAAAATCCACTTGAATGAGATGGTCTTCTACGGTTATCATGGCGTTCATGATGAAGAACGCAAACTGGGGCAACGCTTTATCGTAAGCAGTACTTTGTATACAGATCCCGAGTTGGACGCCCACATCCGTAGCCTGGAAGATACTGTGGATTATACCAAAGTCTATGCCGATATCAAAGAGATCATGGAATCCCGGCAGTTTCAGCTTCTAGAGTGTTGTGCGAACAGTATTGCAGATCGGCTATTATCAGAATACCGTCTCATTGAGAGCCTCAGCATCCGAATTCAAAAGCCATCCGTACCCATTCAGGGCAGCCTGAGGAGCGTGGAAGTAGAGGTTTTCCGAAAGCGCTGA
- the folK gene encoding 2-amino-4-hydroxy-6-hydroxymethyldihydropteridine diphosphokinase: MKYYLLLGSNMEDPPMQLALACKEIAALAESSIVRETRVLRTKPYGKTDQGDFYNMVLELESSLEPNVLLEKLLLIEQRMGRIRTEKWGPRVIDIDILLADDTIMNESELCIPHSDLQNRAFALFLLCELVPDAIHPVYNRTMRELLYSLPGGYT; the protein is encoded by the coding sequence ATGAAGTATTATCTGCTATTGGGGTCAAACATGGAGGATCCTCCCATGCAACTGGCACTAGCATGTAAAGAAATTGCCGCCTTGGCGGAATCCTCCATCGTTCGCGAAACCCGAGTCTTACGAACAAAGCCATACGGAAAAACTGATCAGGGTGACTTCTATAACATGGTTCTGGAGCTGGAAAGTAGCTTGGAACCTAATGTTCTGCTGGAGAAGCTTCTGCTCATCGAACAAAGAATGGGACGCATTCGCACAGAAAAATGGGGTCCCAGAGTTATAGATATAGACATACTGCTTGCCGATGATACCATCATGAACGAGAGTGAGTTGTGTATTCCACACAGTGATCTGCAAAACAGAGCATTTGCCCTCTTTTTGCTATGTGAACTTGTGCCGGATGCCATCCACCCGGTCTATAATAGAACTATGCGTGAGCTGCTCTACAGCTTGCCTGGAGGATATACATGA
- a CDS encoding NTP transferase domain-containing protein, producing MKPLAAIVLAAGKGTRMKSERAKVTFPIADKAMVQRVVNTALELDCAKICVVVGWEKDTVIAALVDDERLEFVEQAEQLGTGHAVQMAAESFASFTGDVLILCGDVPLLSAETVRQLHEKHVQSGAAATVLTAVLEDAGKYGRMLRDDNGHIRGIVEFKDASPMQREIKEFNTGIYCYKAEKLFAALSKINNNNEQKEYYLTDTIGILYDAGGMVENVILKDLMEVSGVNSQEQLAYLEDVYLDKIRKKWLNNGVMMHNPQTIHIGDDVVIEADVEIGQGCVLKGHSTIESGVVLGPNCIIQNSVISNDSILLGHNIIVDSFIKEHEMLEFGSRVIEEEDYE from the coding sequence ATGAAGCCACTAGCAGCAATAGTATTAGCTGCCGGTAAGGGCACCCGGATGAAATCTGAACGTGCCAAAGTGACCTTTCCCATTGCCGATAAAGCAATGGTACAACGTGTTGTAAATACAGCCTTGGAGCTTGATTGCGCAAAGATCTGTGTGGTAGTAGGTTGGGAAAAGGATACTGTAATAGCTGCCCTGGTTGATGATGAGCGGTTGGAGTTTGTGGAACAAGCAGAACAACTGGGCACCGGACACGCAGTTCAAATGGCCGCCGAGAGCTTTGCATCCTTTACAGGAGATGTATTGATCCTGTGTGGTGATGTTCCCCTGCTCTCTGCAGAAACAGTTCGCCAACTGCACGAAAAACATGTACAAAGCGGTGCAGCTGCAACCGTTTTAACCGCCGTGCTGGAAGACGCTGGAAAGTATGGCCGTATGTTGCGTGATGATAATGGGCACATTCGCGGTATAGTGGAATTCAAGGATGCCAGCCCCATGCAACGTGAGATCAAGGAGTTCAACACCGGCATCTATTGTTACAAAGCGGAGAAACTCTTTGCCGCGCTTAGCAAGATCAATAACAATAATGAGCAAAAAGAGTACTATCTCACCGATACCATAGGCATTCTATATGATGCTGGGGGAATGGTGGAAAATGTAATTCTGAAAGACCTTATGGAGGTTTCCGGAGTTAACTCTCAGGAGCAACTGGCTTATCTGGAAGATGTGTATCTGGATAAAATCCGTAAGAAATGGCTGAATAACGGAGTGATGATGCATAATCCTCAAACCATTCATATAGGAGACGATGTTGTCATCGAAGCGGATGTTGAGATCGGTCAGGGTTGTGTATTGAAGGGTCATAGCACCATCGAAAGCGGTGTAGTTTTAGGTCCCAATTGCATCATCCAAAACTCTGTAATCTCGAACGACAGTATCCTTTTGGGACACAATATCATAGTTGATAGCTTCATTAAAGAACACGAAATGCTGGAATTCGGTTCCCGCGTGATTGAAGAAGAGGATTATGAATAA
- a CDS encoding HIT domain-containing protein, translated as MNKKYLYSPWRLDYILGEKPEDCVMCRAKDTEHDEENLILYRGRYCYVMLNCYPYNNGHLMIVPYLHVSNINDLDTETWHEACDLVCICETAYREAYNPDGINIGINLGTAAGAGIAEHLHIHMVPRWNGDSNFMTVVSGERVIPEAFEISYERLCSRIRKLAKNDE; from the coding sequence ATGAATAAGAAATACCTGTACTCTCCCTGGCGCTTGGATTACATCCTGGGCGAAAAGCCCGAAGATTGTGTGATGTGCAGAGCAAAAGACACAGAGCATGATGAAGAGAATCTGATCCTCTACCGGGGCAGGTATTGCTATGTAATGCTCAATTGTTATCCTTACAACAACGGACACTTGATGATAGTCCCATATCTGCATGTAAGCAACATAAACGATCTGGATACAGAAACGTGGCATGAAGCCTGCGATTTGGTCTGCATCTGTGAAACAGCTTATAGGGAAGCCTACAATCCCGATGGCATCAATATCGGCATCAATCTCGGGACTGCAGCCGGGGCTGGCATTGCTGAGCACCTCCACATCCACATGGTTCCGCGTTGGAACGGGGATAGTAATTTTATGACTGTAGTGTCCGGAGAAAGGGTAATACCAGAGGCTTTCGAGATCAGTTATGAACGTCTGTGCAGCCGCATCCGGAAGCTGGCAAAAAACGATGAATGA
- a CDS encoding LytR C-terminal domain-containing protein, producing the protein MNEPFDLTNSAGKKKWYSKAWIWYLVISVVLATLVYLVISRAGGDAALPKVYEEDQLPAIKVQVLNGCGYEQLASEFASSLADKNIDVISVGDTPKPIYDKSIIVIRKGDKEDLSRLQRMTGIQRWTSALNEYHNAEFDIIVGRDYEEFMK; encoded by the coding sequence ATGAATGAACCGTTCGATTTGACAAATAGTGCAGGTAAAAAAAAGTGGTACTCCAAAGCATGGATATGGTATCTGGTGATTTCGGTGGTGCTTGCCACACTTGTGTATCTAGTGATATCCAGAGCGGGTGGAGATGCTGCGCTACCAAAAGTCTATGAAGAAGATCAGCTTCCAGCCATCAAGGTGCAGGTGCTAAACGGTTGCGGTTACGAACAGCTGGCATCCGAATTCGCTTCCTCCCTGGCGGATAAAAACATAGATGTAATCAGCGTTGGCGACACTCCGAAGCCCATCTACGACAAGAGCATCATTGTGATACGTAAAGGTGACAAAGAGGATCTATCGAGATTACAGCGCATGACTGGTATCCAACGCTGGACAAGTGCCCTAAACGAGTACCATAATGCCGAATTCGACATTATCGTGGGGCGAGATTACGAAGAGTTTATGAAATAG
- the rsfS gene encoding ribosome silencing factor, with the protein MQDNIKIEAILEWLTAKKAENIRVYEVQGKTDYTDVIVVCEGSADLHNKAIATHLIDMAKENHLKVLSKEGIDSAQWILIDIGDVVVHIFLPQTRDYYKIDELFDKVRNRNPEEEIQ; encoded by the coding sequence TTGCAGGACAATATCAAAATTGAGGCCATTCTGGAATGGCTGACGGCTAAAAAAGCCGAGAATATCCGCGTTTACGAAGTGCAAGGTAAGACCGATTATACTGATGTGATCGTGGTGTGCGAGGGAAGTGCGGATCTGCACAATAAAGCCATAGCCACACATCTGATCGATATGGCCAAAGAGAATCATCTGAAAGTACTTAGTAAAGAAGGTATAGATTCTGCCCAATGGATCCTGATTGATATCGGAGACGTGGTAGTGCACATATTTCTACCTCAGACCCGAGATTATTATAAGATTGATGAACTATTCGATAAAGTGCGAAACCGTAACCCCGAAGAGGAAATACAATGA
- the argS gene encoding arginine--tRNA ligase, which translates to MIKDIIHDHLTGCLQKMGISHEKEFTVEIPNNTEHGDYSSNCAMVLAKENKKSPKSLAESIIKELKKNKNYKKIEIAGPGFINFYLAPSFFQKIFWDIREAGENYADADFGQGEKVLLEFVSANPTGPLNIVNARAAAFGDTLYRVMKKVGYLPSREFYVNDAGNQVDILAESLELRLRELHGENIGEFPYEAYHGDYVVHLAQKLNATEGVRIFMMTEKDRMDHLKEYALNELLEMQRLSLERFDVTFEGWVSEKTLRAEGVVEEVLSYLTEADCTYEKDDAIWFASTKFGDDKDRVLMKSDGSITYFVPDLAYHLTKIQRGFDTLIDVLGPDHHGYVPRIKAAFQALGYDDKILEIIFLQQVNLFESGERVKMSKRAGKIISMDDLINVVGKDSARYFFIARKANAHLNFDLELAMQQNNENPVYYCQYAHARICSIIKKAKKDKIWPKNFKQELLSKLNKTEELAIIQKLSDLPELLTLIAIHREPHRLATYIEELAAMIHKYYARYQIVSTKSKELSQARLMLLDTTKQVMAIVFNLMGISAPEKM; encoded by the coding sequence ATGATCAAGGACATTATTCACGATCATCTGACCGGTTGCCTGCAAAAAATGGGTATCTCTCATGAGAAAGAGTTTACTGTAGAGATACCGAACAACACCGAGCACGGAGATTACTCCTCGAACTGTGCCATGGTGCTGGCCAAGGAAAACAAGAAATCTCCCAAAAGTCTGGCTGAAAGCATCATCAAAGAACTGAAGAAGAACAAGAACTACAAAAAGATCGAGATTGCCGGACCCGGCTTCATCAATTTCTATCTGGCACCAAGCTTCTTCCAAAAGATCTTCTGGGACATCCGTGAAGCCGGCGAAAACTATGCTGATGCAGATTTCGGCCAAGGTGAAAAAGTCTTGCTGGAATTTGTAAGTGCAAATCCCACGGGTCCGCTGAATATCGTAAATGCCCGTGCTGCAGCTTTTGGAGATACGCTTTACCGTGTCATGAAAAAAGTGGGATACCTCCCTTCCCGGGAATTCTATGTGAATGATGCTGGTAATCAAGTGGATATTCTGGCAGAATCGCTGGAATTGCGTTTGCGTGAACTGCATGGAGAAAACATAGGTGAATTCCCTTATGAAGCCTATCACGGAGACTATGTAGTGCATCTGGCTCAAAAGCTGAACGCTACCGAGGGCGTGCGCATCTTTATGATGACAGAAAAGGATCGTATGGATCATCTGAAGGAATATGCCTTAAATGAACTCTTGGAAATGCAACGGCTCTCTCTTGAGCGCTTCGATGTAACCTTTGAGGGCTGGGTATCCGAGAAGACACTAAGGGCCGAAGGTGTGGTGGAAGAAGTGCTTTCCTACCTAACCGAAGCCGATTGTACATACGAGAAAGACGATGCCATCTGGTTTGCTTCCACCAAATTCGGAGATGACAAAGACAGAGTATTGATGAAGTCAGACGGGTCTATTACCTATTTTGTACCCGATTTGGCATATCATCTCACAAAGATCCAACGTGGATTTGATACTCTGATCGATGTACTGGGACCGGATCACCACGGTTACGTACCCAGAATTAAAGCCGCTTTCCAAGCCTTGGGTTACGACGATAAGATACTGGAAATCATCTTCCTGCAGCAGGTAAACCTATTCGAAAGCGGTGAGCGCGTAAAGATGAGTAAACGCGCTGGAAAGATCATCAGCATGGACGATCTTATAAACGTGGTAGGAAAAGACTCCGCACGCTATTTCTTCATAGCCAGAAAGGCCAATGCGCACTTAAATTTCGACTTGGAACTGGCCATGCAACAAAACAACGAAAATCCCGTGTACTATTGCCAATACGCTCATGCCCGCATCTGCAGCATCATCAAAAAGGCAAAGAAAGATAAGATATGGCCCAAGAACTTTAAACAAGAGCTGCTCTCGAAGCTAAATAAAACTGAGGAACTGGCGATCATCCAGAAACTGAGTGACCTACCGGAATTGCTTACTCTTATCGCCATTCACAGAGAGCCACATCGCCTGGCCACATATATCGAAGAACTAGCTGCAATGATTCATAAGTATTACGCTCGCTATCAGATCGTGAGCACCAAGAGCAAAGAACTATCCCAAGCCAGACTGATGCTTTTGGATACTACCAAACAAGTGATGGCAATAGTCTTCAACCTGATGGGAATCTCCGCTCCGGAAAAGATGTAA
- the rimI gene encoding ribosomal protein S18-alanine N-acetyltransferase — protein sequence MKRVMRDMKKEDLDAVVGIESRAFTDPWPKQAFEDIISMRSWVLEVDDSLCGYILYHKVLDEAMVLNFAIDPCLQGLGYGDYLLKHSLDKLAAEGCCHFYLDVRKSNQIALKLYTKHGFLALGTRKQYYDHPAEDAIVMGMKLPEISRENI from the coding sequence ATGAAGCGCGTAATGCGTGATATGAAAAAAGAAGATCTGGATGCGGTGGTCGGGATCGAAAGTCGTGCTTTCACCGATCCCTGGCCTAAACAGGCTTTTGAAGATATCATTTCCATGCGGTCTTGGGTACTGGAAGTGGATGATAGCCTGTGTGGATACATCCTTTACCACAAAGTCCTGGATGAAGCAATGGTACTGAACTTTGCCATCGATCCTTGCTTACAGGGGTTAGGATATGGTGATTACCTGCTCAAACACAGCCTTGACAAATTGGCAGCAGAAGGTTGCTGCCATTTCTATCTGGATGTGCGTAAAAGCAACCAAATCGCGCTGAAGCTTTATACCAAACACGGTTTCCTAGCTTTGGGCACACGAAAACAATATTATGACCATCCCGCGGAAGACGCCATTGTTATGGGCATGAAACTTCCCGAAATCTCACGGGAGAATATATGA